In a single window of the Streptomyces sp. NBC_00353 genome:
- a CDS encoding DUF309 domain-containing protein has protein sequence MDETHRDRDAEGRARNARPRDGLGRPLPYGTPGVERQPEGVIRSPDETLREAQRLLDAGMPFHAHEVFEDAWKSGPEEERELWRGLAQLAVGLTHSARGNTTGGARLLRRGAAALAECAQSGGFVEPGEFGDAVPYGIGVHGLIGWAQELAGRVEAADAQPVDAAEEAPCLRPGRR, from the coding sequence GTGGACGAGACACACAGGGACCGCGACGCCGAGGGCCGGGCGCGCAACGCGCGCCCCCGGGACGGGCTGGGGCGCCCGCTGCCGTACGGGACGCCCGGGGTGGAGCGGCAGCCGGAGGGGGTGATCCGCTCACCCGACGAGACGCTGCGGGAGGCGCAGCGCCTGCTGGACGCGGGGATGCCGTTCCATGCGCACGAGGTGTTCGAGGATGCGTGGAAGTCGGGTCCTGAGGAGGAACGGGAGTTGTGGCGCGGGCTGGCACAACTGGCGGTGGGGCTGACGCATTCGGCCCGCGGCAACACGACGGGCGGGGCGCGGCTGTTGCGACGGGGTGCGGCGGCGCTCGCGGAGTGTGCGCAGTCCGGCGGGTTCGTGGAACCCGGGGAGTTCGGGGACGCGGTCCCCTACGGGATCGGGGTCCATGGACTGATCGGCTGGGCGCAGGAGCTGGCCGGACGGGTGGAGGCGGCGGACGCGCAGCCGGTGGATGCGGCCGAGGAGGCGCCGTGTCTGCGGCCGGGGCGCCGGTAG
- a CDS encoding FGGY family carbohydrate kinase, which translates to MTGPVLAVDQGTSGTKALVICPERGVIGSGSAPVRPRYGAGGVVEADPAELLASVVDAGRQAVHEAGEPVAAVGLANQGETVLAWDPATGRPLTDAIVWQDRRSASLCAELAGHGQELKQLTGLPLDPYFAAPKMAWIRRELTREGVVTTSDAWLVHRLTGAFVTDAATAGRTQLLDLDRVGWSPAALDIFGLSGERLPSVVDAAGPVGVTRVFGGELPLTGLLVDQQAALLAQGALEPGTAKCTYGTGAFLLAQTGPTPRRGSTGLVSCVAWQLGGRTSYCLDGQVYTAASAVRWLTDLGVISGAADLDPVGSTVPDAGTVTFVPALAGLAAPWWRSDLRGSVTGLGLDTTAGHLVRALCDGIAAQVVELADAVATDLGGPLTSLRVDGGLTRSALLMQTQADLLQRPVEVSALPDVTALGVGAVARLGLDPQLPLHQAVPAWEPAAVYEPRIGADEAAERLARFRAAVETLLDRA; encoded by the coding sequence ATGACAGGCCCGGTACTCGCCGTGGACCAGGGCACATCCGGCACCAAGGCGCTGGTGATCTGCCCGGAGCGCGGAGTGATCGGTTCCGGATCGGCTCCGGTGCGGCCTCGGTACGGCGCCGGGGGAGTGGTCGAGGCCGACCCCGCCGAGCTGCTCGCCTCGGTCGTCGACGCCGGACGGCAGGCGGTGCACGAAGCCGGCGAGCCGGTGGCCGCCGTCGGACTCGCGAACCAGGGGGAGACCGTGCTCGCCTGGGACCCCGCGACCGGGCGGCCGCTCACCGACGCCATCGTCTGGCAGGACCGGCGGTCCGCATCGCTGTGCGCCGAACTCGCCGGTCACGGCCAGGAGTTGAAACAACTCACCGGTTTGCCGCTCGATCCGTACTTCGCCGCCCCGAAGATGGCCTGGATCCGCCGCGAGCTGACCCGCGAGGGCGTGGTCACCACCAGCGACGCCTGGCTCGTCCACCGACTGACCGGGGCGTTCGTCACGGACGCGGCGACCGCGGGACGAACCCAGCTGCTCGACCTCGACCGGGTCGGCTGGTCACCCGCCGCCCTGGACATCTTCGGCCTCTCCGGTGAACGGCTCCCGTCCGTCGTCGACGCCGCCGGGCCCGTCGGTGTGACGCGCGTCTTCGGCGGTGAACTCCCGCTGACCGGACTGCTCGTCGACCAGCAGGCCGCCCTCCTCGCCCAGGGCGCCCTGGAACCGGGCACCGCCAAATGCACCTACGGCACCGGTGCCTTCCTCCTCGCCCAGACCGGGCCCACGCCGCGCCGCGGCTCCACCGGGCTGGTCAGCTGTGTCGCCTGGCAGCTCGGCGGACGTACCAGCTACTGCCTCGACGGGCAGGTGTACACCGCCGCATCCGCCGTCCGGTGGCTCACCGACCTCGGAGTGATCTCCGGCGCCGCCGACCTCGACCCGGTCGGCTCCACCGTCCCCGACGCCGGCACGGTCACGTTCGTACCGGCGCTCGCCGGACTTGCCGCACCCTGGTGGCGCAGTGATCTGCGCGGCTCGGTCACCGGCCTCGGCCTGGACACCACCGCGGGGCACCTGGTGCGGGCCCTGTGCGACGGCATCGCCGCGCAGGTCGTCGAACTGGCCGATGCCGTTGCCACCGACCTCGGCGGACCGCTGACCTCGCTCCGCGTCGACGGCGGCCTGACCCGCTCCGCGCTCCTCATGCAGACCCAGGCCGACCTGCTGCAGCGGCCGGTCGAGGTGTCCGCGCTGCCGGACGTCACCGCACTCGGCGTCGGGGCCGTCGCCCGGCTGGGCCTCGACCCGCAGTTGCCGCTCCACCAGGCGGTACCCGCATGGGAACCGGCCGCCGTCTACGAACCGCGGATCGGCGCGGACGAGGCCGCCGAACGTCTCGCCCGGTTCCGCGCGGCGGTGGAGACCCTGCTGGACCGCGCATGA
- a CDS encoding FAD-dependent oxidoreductase, with product MTPTITATGALAHRLPDGDGDATTYDVTVIGAGVVGTAVARELARYRLRTALIDGSDDIGNGTSKANTAILHTGFDAVPGSLEARLVRDGQRRLAAYAAVTGIPVERVGALLVAWDEEQLAALPALAAKAERNDYHAARIIEAGELRAREPHLGPGALGALEIPDESIICPWTTPLAYATQAVRAGVHLHLNCRVRHIDSGQDVHTLTTTRGPLRTRYLINVAGLYADELDRQLGHDAFTVTPRRGQLIVFDKLARDLVDHILLPVPTAAGKGVLVAPTVFGNVLLGPTAEELDDKTATGSSADGLALLREKGRRILPGLLDEEVTAVYAGLRAATGHEDYRIRAYPDQRYVAVGGIRSTGLTASMAIAAYVTELLAGTGLDLGTPTELPPLVMPQLGEAFPRPYRRAELIAADPAYGTLVCHCERVSAGEIRDALTSTIPARSKDGLRRRTRAGGGRCQGFYCGAAVRALIEEARP from the coding sequence ATGACACCGACGATCACCGCGACCGGAGCCCTGGCGCACCGCCTGCCTGACGGGGACGGGGACGCGACGACGTACGACGTGACCGTCATCGGTGCAGGAGTCGTCGGCACCGCCGTCGCCCGCGAACTCGCCCGCTACCGGCTGCGCACCGCCCTCATCGACGGATCGGACGACATCGGCAACGGGACGTCGAAGGCCAACACCGCGATCCTGCACACCGGTTTCGACGCCGTGCCCGGCTCGCTGGAAGCCCGCCTCGTGCGCGACGGTCAACGCAGGCTCGCCGCGTACGCCGCCGTGACCGGCATCCCGGTCGAACGCGTCGGCGCCCTCCTCGTCGCCTGGGACGAGGAACAGCTCGCCGCACTCCCCGCCCTGGCGGCAAAGGCGGAACGCAACGACTACCACGCGGCACGCATCATCGAAGCCGGCGAGTTGCGTGCCCGTGAACCCCATCTGGGCCCGGGTGCGCTCGGCGCGCTGGAGATCCCCGACGAGAGCATCATCTGCCCCTGGACGACGCCTCTCGCGTACGCCACCCAGGCCGTGCGCGCAGGAGTCCATCTCCACCTCAACTGCCGGGTCCGGCACATCGACAGTGGTCAGGACGTCCACACCCTCACCACCACGCGCGGCCCGCTGCGCACCCGCTACCTGATCAACGTCGCCGGTCTGTACGCCGACGAACTCGACCGGCAACTCGGCCACGACGCCTTCACCGTCACTCCGCGCCGCGGCCAGCTCATCGTCTTCGACAAGCTCGCCCGCGATCTCGTCGACCACATCCTGCTTCCGGTTCCCACCGCGGCCGGCAAGGGCGTCCTGGTGGCACCGACCGTTTTCGGCAACGTCCTGCTCGGGCCGACCGCCGAAGAGCTCGACGACAAGACCGCCACCGGATCCAGCGCCGACGGTCTCGCGCTCCTGCGCGAGAAGGGCCGCCGGATCCTGCCCGGACTGCTCGACGAGGAAGTCACGGCCGTCTACGCCGGACTGCGCGCCGCCACCGGCCACGAGGACTACCGCATCCGGGCCTACCCCGACCAGCGGTACGTCGCCGTCGGCGGTATCCGCTCCACGGGCCTCACCGCCTCCATGGCCATCGCCGCGTACGTCACCGAACTGCTCGCCGGCACCGGCCTCGACCTCGGTACACCGACCGAACTGCCGCCGCTGGTCATGCCCCAGCTCGGTGAGGCCTTCCCCCGCCCGTACCGGCGTGCGGAGCTGATCGCCGCCGACCCGGCCTACGGCACCCTCGTCTGCCACTGCGAACGGGTCTCCGCGGGCGAGATCCGGGACGCGCTGACCAGTACGATCCCGGCGCGGTCGAAGGACGGGCTGCGGCGCCGGACCCGGGCCGGCGGCGGACGCTGCCAGGGGTTCTACTGCGGGGCCGCGGTCCGTGCCCTGATCGAGGAGGCCCGGCCATGA
- a CDS encoding FAD-dependent oxidoreductase produces MTRRERTVDVLVVGAGPAGLGAGAELAASGAGHVEILEREQTAGGIPRHCFHGGFGAGRIGGGAIGPVYARQCVAAAVRAGATLRTSVTVTGWAGPRTLDTTGPTGLERITARAVVLATGARERPRSARLVPGTRPPGVYTTGELQQAVHLFRQRIGTRAVVIGNEPVSHAAADTLRVAGLDVIALVTDQPPSPLPAAPVRARHRTPRLTHATVTGLTGRERLTGVSLRHRDGRTTTLPCDTVVFTGDWIPDHELARRGGATLDPGTRGPAYDASYRTLATGVFAVGNLLHGVESAGTAAAEGRAVAASVLRHLAADPWPTGRPALAVDAPLEWIAPNLVALDGSRPLHDRFTLRTGRRLLRPILVVGQDGHVLHRERLLLPAVPNRSFRLRGDWLDRVDPHGGTVRITVH; encoded by the coding sequence ATGACCCGGCGCGAGCGGACCGTCGATGTCCTGGTCGTCGGGGCGGGACCGGCCGGTCTCGGCGCCGGGGCCGAACTCGCCGCGTCCGGCGCGGGCCACGTCGAGATCCTGGAACGCGAACAGACCGCGGGCGGCATCCCGCGCCACTGCTTCCACGGCGGATTCGGTGCCGGCCGCATCGGGGGAGGGGCCATCGGGCCCGTGTACGCACGACAGTGCGTGGCCGCGGCCGTCCGGGCCGGAGCCACCCTCCGTACCTCAGTCACCGTCACCGGCTGGGCCGGACCCCGCACGCTCGACACCACCGGACCCACCGGACTCGAACGCATCACCGCGCGCGCCGTCGTCCTCGCCACCGGCGCGCGCGAACGCCCGCGCAGCGCCCGGCTCGTCCCCGGCACCCGCCCGCCCGGCGTCTACACCACCGGTGAACTGCAACAGGCGGTCCACCTCTTCCGGCAGCGGATCGGTACGCGAGCGGTCGTCATCGGCAACGAACCCGTCAGCCACGCCGCGGCGGACACGCTGAGGGTGGCCGGCCTCGACGTGATCGCCCTGGTCACCGACCAGCCGCCGTCCCCGCTGCCCGCCGCCCCGGTACGCGCACGGCACCGCACACCACGCCTCACCCACGCCACCGTCACCGGACTCACCGGCCGGGAGCGGCTCACCGGGGTCTCACTGCGCCACCGCGACGGCCGGACCACGACCCTGCCCTGCGACACCGTGGTCTTCACCGGCGACTGGATCCCCGATCACGAGCTGGCCCGGCGCGGCGGGGCGACCCTGGACCCCGGCACCCGTGGACCCGCATACGACGCCTCGTACCGCACCCTGGCGACCGGTGTCTTCGCCGTCGGCAATCTGCTGCACGGGGTGGAGAGCGCGGGGACCGCGGCCGCCGAGGGCCGGGCCGTGGCCGCGTCCGTACTGCGTCACCTGGCAGCGGATCCCTGGCCGACCGGCCGTCCGGCGCTCGCCGTCGACGCCCCGCTGGAGTGGATCGCGCCGAACCTCGTCGCCCTGGACGGCAGCCGCCCGCTGCACGACCGCTTCACTCTGCGCACCGGCCGGCGGCTGCTCCGCCCGATCCTCGTCGTCGGCCAGGACGGACACGTACTCCACCGGGAGCGGCTGCTGCTGCCCGCCGTGCCGAACCGGTCGTTCCGGCTGCGGGGTGACTGGCTCGACCGGGTGGACCCGCACGGCGGAACCGTGCGGATCACGGTGCACTGA
- a CDS encoding alpha-L-fucosidase produces MAAALLGAPAATAEVQHPRQQWMRESTAGLFLHWGMFTAPRHVDCEAWEHDVTAGGWTADYWVDEARKLGASYIVLATFHSRLGYARPWPSKIPGSCSTERDFLGELVNAGKAKGIEVMLYMTDDPQWHNEVPGVQTLDSDAYSAYKGEKVDLTTRDGFGRFSYDQFFEVMENYPDLAGFWIDNDNEYWENHHLYEQIRAKRPSWLLTNNNEDTPIMDTVSNEQKTGMTPAYDYPSAAFTPMPRISEGDYKLPTSGDWWYDGKDHPVDFRLSTGRYITNAGSSMKSLMAETAMVNGRFPPSQQEYNDFMADWTAPIRSSLQGTEGGGYMYGGMQPGFWNDGAHGVVTVGPGARTQYVHVVTRPRTDLVRLRDNGYRATGVTDVRTGKAMAFSQSGGYLTILGIADWDPYDTVFKVETDGRQQSYYPQNSLRATASSAATGHPAADVVDGSHENYWDSDGKLPASVTIDLGSRRKATSLAVNQREWSPTHARSTFGRPEDSARIKDYSVSTSDDGRHWRTVRTGALPSARGVQFIDIGERTARYLKLDVRNTWAGPQAPDFFGRLRIDEIKVAHGAPVSGSAQVPLEAESRSNDRDGGVRASACGACSGSSRLVGFGGGARSSVTFRDVTAAEAGNYRLQFDHTAGSATSLSVRVNGAAAIDVAVPAGNPDVPGSTAVSVPLVAGANTVEVFSRAARGPGLDRIAVGPLPPTSYVPKTTMTVDPHGLQWVGAGQQSIKVTAKLRLDADDILDGVRLAPKVPAGWSVEGDPATASSMRLGETLAASWTLTSPPGADVASTTVPVTAAFLTLGTPHEVTQSVGVRPRPADRVFMREAEDSRNTLGTAGLTGCSPCSGGEKVRNIGGSAAADVRFPDVIVDRAGTYTLFIDYTVNGDRSFLVSVNGGAPVEAAVSGIGNSTPATTTVPVTLAAGANTIRIYNDEESAPDLDRLSLGQP; encoded by the coding sequence ATGGCAGCGGCCCTCCTCGGCGCACCCGCCGCCACCGCCGAGGTCCAGCATCCGCGCCAGCAGTGGATGCGCGAGTCCACGGCGGGTCTGTTCCTCCACTGGGGCATGTTCACCGCGCCCCGCCATGTCGACTGTGAGGCGTGGGAGCACGACGTCACCGCGGGCGGCTGGACCGCCGACTACTGGGTCGACGAGGCCCGCAAGCTCGGCGCCTCGTACATCGTCCTTGCCACCTTCCACAGCAGACTGGGCTATGCGCGGCCGTGGCCCTCGAAGATCCCCGGCAGCTGCTCCACGGAGCGCGACTTCCTCGGCGAGCTCGTGAACGCGGGCAAGGCCAAGGGCATCGAGGTCATGCTGTACATGACCGACGATCCGCAGTGGCACAACGAGGTGCCGGGGGTGCAGACGCTCGACTCGGACGCGTACTCCGCGTACAAGGGCGAGAAGGTCGACCTGACGACGCGCGACGGGTTCGGCCGGTTCAGCTACGACCAGTTCTTCGAAGTGATGGAGAACTACCCGGATCTGGCCGGGTTCTGGATCGACAACGACAACGAGTACTGGGAGAACCATCACCTCTACGAGCAGATCCGGGCGAAGCGGCCGTCCTGGTTGTTGACCAACAACAACGAGGACACGCCGATCATGGACACGGTCAGCAATGAGCAGAAGACCGGCATGACTCCGGCGTACGACTATCCGTCGGCCGCGTTCACGCCGATGCCCCGCATCTCCGAGGGTGACTACAAGCTGCCGACCAGCGGCGACTGGTGGTACGACGGCAAGGACCACCCGGTGGACTTCCGGCTGAGCACGGGCCGGTACATCACCAACGCGGGCTCGTCCATGAAGTCGCTGATGGCGGAGACGGCGATGGTGAACGGCAGGTTCCCGCCGAGCCAGCAGGAGTACAACGACTTCATGGCCGACTGGACCGCCCCGATCCGGTCCTCGCTGCAGGGCACCGAGGGCGGCGGATACATGTACGGCGGGATGCAGCCCGGCTTCTGGAACGACGGCGCGCACGGTGTCGTCACCGTCGGGCCCGGGGCACGGACTCAGTACGTGCATGTGGTGACCCGGCCCCGAACGGATCTGGTGCGCCTGCGGGACAACGGATACCGCGCGACGGGGGTGACCGATGTGCGCACCGGGAAAGCGATGGCGTTCAGCCAGTCCGGGGGCTATCTGACGATCCTCGGGATCGCCGACTGGGATCCGTACGACACGGTGTTCAAGGTCGAGACGGACGGCCGGCAGCAGTCCTACTACCCGCAGAACTCCCTGCGGGCCACGGCCTCGTCCGCGGCCACCGGGCACCCGGCCGCCGATGTCGTCGACGGAAGTCACGAGAACTACTGGGACAGTGACGGGAAGCTCCCCGCGTCCGTGACGATCGATCTCGGCAGCCGCCGCAAGGCGACCTCGCTCGCGGTCAACCAGCGCGAATGGTCACCGACGCACGCCCGGTCGACGTTCGGCAGGCCGGAGGACTCCGCGCGGATCAAGGACTACTCGGTCTCGACGAGCGACGACGGAAGGCACTGGAGGACGGTTCGTACCGGGGCGCTGCCGAGCGCCCGTGGGGTGCAGTTCATCGACATCGGTGAACGGACGGCCCGCTATCTGAAGCTCGACGTACGGAACACCTGGGCCGGTCCGCAGGCACCGGACTTCTTCGGCCGGCTCAGGATCGACGAGATCAAGGTGGCCCACGGGGCGCCGGTGTCGGGCTCGGCGCAGGTGCCGCTGGAGGCGGAGTCGCGGAGCAACGACCGGGACGGTGGCGTACGGGCGTCCGCGTGCGGGGCCTGCTCGGGTTCGTCCCGGCTCGTCGGGTTCGGCGGCGGAGCACGTAGCTCCGTGACGTTCCGCGACGTGACGGCCGCCGAAGCCGGGAACTACCGGCTCCAGTTCGACCACACCGCCGGATCCGCGACCTCGCTGTCGGTGCGGGTCAATGGCGCCGCGGCCATCGATGTGGCGGTGCCCGCGGGCAACCCGGACGTGCCGGGGTCCACAGCTGTCTCCGTGCCGCTGGTCGCGGGCGCCAATACGGTCGAGGTGTTCAGCAGGGCGGCCCGGGGACCGGGCCTCGACCGGATCGCCGTCGGACCGCTGCCGCCGACGTCGTACGTGCCCAAGACGACGATGACGGTCGATCCGCACGGGCTGCAATGGGTCGGCGCCGGGCAGCAGTCGATCAAGGTGACGGCGAAGCTGCGGCTCGACGCCGACGACATACTCGACGGTGTCCGGCTCGCCCCGAAGGTTCCTGCGGGCTGGTCGGTCGAGGGCGATCCGGCGACGGCGTCGTCGATGCGGCTGGGCGAAACCCTGGCGGCGAGCTGGACGCTGACCTCGCCGCCCGGCGCGGATGTCGCGTCGACGACGGTGCCCGTCACCGCGGCCTTCCTGACGCTCGGCACACCGCACGAGGTGACGCAGAGCGTCGGCGTCCGGCCGCGCCCGGCGGACCGGGTGTTCATGCGCGAGGCCGAGGACTCGCGGAACACGCTCGGCACCGCGGGTCTGACCGGCTGCTCGCCCTGCTCCGGCGGCGAGAAGGTGCGCAACATCGGGGGCAGCGCGGCTGCCGATGTCCGGTTCCCCGATGTCATCGTGGACCGGGCCGGCACATACACGCTGTTCATCGACTACACGGTGAACGGGGATCGTTCGTTCCTGGTGAGCGTCAACGGAGGAGCGCCGGTCGAAGCAGCGGTGAGCGGCATCGGGAACAGCACCCCGGCGACGACCACCGTTCCGGTGACGCTCGCCGCGGGCGCCAACACGATCAGGATCTACAACGACGAGGAGTCCGCGCCCGACCTCGACCGGCTGTCGCTGGGACAGCCGTAG
- a CDS encoding sulfite exporter TauE/SafE family protein, whose amino-acid sequence MDTLTLWQLAALAAASALVGFSKTAVSGANTISLAVFAAVLPARESTGVLLPILIAGDVLAVLTYRRHAHWPTLLRLFPAVAVGVVAGTLFMMWADDDAVRTSIGAILLFMAGVTVWRRRSGAEGKEPPEESGRPSRTGRLKARSYGVLGGFTTMVANAGGPVMSLYLLSAGFRKLGFLGTSAWFFLIVNTSKVPFSVGLGLIDAQSLLLDAAMLLFVIPGAYIGRKCVDRINQKLFERLVIGATVLGGLQLLVG is encoded by the coding sequence ATGGACACCCTCACACTCTGGCAACTGGCGGCGCTGGCCGCGGCATCCGCACTCGTAGGCTTCTCCAAGACGGCCGTCAGCGGTGCCAATACGATCAGTCTCGCGGTCTTCGCGGCCGTACTCCCGGCCCGCGAGTCCACCGGGGTACTGCTCCCGATCCTCATCGCGGGCGATGTGCTCGCCGTCCTCACCTACCGCAGGCACGCGCACTGGCCGACGCTGCTGCGGCTGTTCCCCGCCGTCGCTGTTGGCGTGGTGGCCGGCACGCTTTTCATGATGTGGGCCGACGACGACGCGGTAAGGACATCGATCGGCGCGATTCTGCTCTTCATGGCAGGCGTCACCGTCTGGCGCCGCCGTTCCGGCGCCGAGGGCAAGGAACCTCCGGAGGAGTCCGGCCGCCCGTCCCGGACGGGTCGGCTCAAGGCCCGTTCGTACGGAGTGCTCGGCGGCTTCACCACCATGGTCGCCAACGCGGGCGGCCCGGTGATGTCGCTCTATCTGCTCTCGGCCGGTTTCCGGAAGCTCGGCTTCCTTGGTACGTCGGCGTGGTTCTTCCTGATCGTCAACACCTCCAAGGTGCCGTTCAGCGTGGGCCTCGGCCTCATCGATGCCCAGTCGCTGCTGCTGGACGCCGCGATGCTGCTGTTCGTCATTCCCGGCGCCTATATCGGTCGCAAGTGCGTGGACCGGATCAACCAGAAACTCTTCGAACGACTGGTGATCGGCGCGACCGTGCTCGGCGGCCTCCAGCTGCTCGTGGGCTGA
- a CDS encoding amino acid permease → MSISTSAQPGAEANPQKDEEQRLRELGYQPVLARRMGGFGNFAISFSVISILSGCMTLYGFGMSTGGPSVMLWGWAGVGLFVLCVGMALAEVTSAYPTSGALYYMADRLGGRKWGWYTGWLNLLGLLGAIAGIDYGAALFTGALMNLQWGFDPTPGHTMIIFVCILLLHAVLNLFGVRLVSVLNSISVWWHLAGVAVIVAVLAIVPSHHQSPSFVFTEFVNDTGWQNPLYVAAIGLLLAQYTFCGYDASAHLSEETSNASVTAARGIVRSIWVSWIAGFVLLAGLTFAIQDYAGTQDTATGVPPAQILIDALGTSGATAMLLIVIAAQLFCGNAEVAAASRMVFAFSRDNALPGSALWRKVSARTQTPVNAVWLSVVVAGLLALPSLYSATAYGAVTAINVIGITPAYAIPIFLKLRAGDRFQRGPWHLGRWSKPIGWIAVVWVAIVTVLFLLPQSSPVTIDSMNYASIALVAVLVLATVWWFVARRSYGTPSAYGNAREQAEIAADIV, encoded by the coding sequence ATGTCCATATCCACCTCGGCCCAGCCGGGCGCGGAGGCCAACCCCCAGAAGGACGAGGAGCAGCGGCTGCGCGAACTCGGCTACCAGCCGGTGCTGGCCCGTCGCATGGGCGGCTTCGGCAACTTCGCCATCAGCTTCTCCGTCATCTCGATCCTGTCCGGCTGCATGACCCTGTACGGCTTCGGCATGTCGACCGGCGGACCGTCGGTGATGCTCTGGGGCTGGGCAGGTGTCGGCCTGTTCGTGCTCTGCGTCGGCATGGCGCTCGCCGAGGTCACCAGCGCGTACCCGACGTCCGGCGCGCTGTACTACATGGCGGACCGGCTCGGTGGCCGCAAGTGGGGCTGGTACACCGGCTGGCTGAATCTGCTCGGCCTGCTCGGTGCGATCGCGGGCATCGACTACGGCGCCGCTCTGTTCACCGGCGCGCTGATGAACCTGCAGTGGGGCTTCGACCCGACGCCCGGCCACACCATGATCATTTTTGTCTGCATCCTGCTGTTGCATGCCGTGCTGAACCTCTTCGGGGTCCGCCTCGTCAGCGTTCTCAACTCGATCAGCGTGTGGTGGCATCTGGCCGGTGTCGCCGTGATCGTCGCCGTGCTGGCGATCGTCCCCTCGCACCACCAGTCGCCGTCGTTCGTCTTCACCGAGTTCGTCAATGACACGGGATGGCAGAACCCGCTCTATGTGGCGGCGATCGGTCTGCTCCTCGCGCAGTACACCTTCTGCGGTTACGACGCCTCCGCCCATCTGTCGGAGGAGACGTCGAACGCCTCGGTGACGGCGGCCCGCGGCATCGTCCGCTCGATCTGGGTCTCCTGGATCGCCGGGTTCGTGCTGCTCGCCGGTCTGACGTTCGCGATCCAGGACTACGCGGGCACCCAGGACACCGCCACCGGTGTACCGCCCGCCCAGATCCTGATCGACGCGCTCGGCACCTCGGGCGCCACCGCCATGCTGCTGATCGTGATCGCGGCCCAGCTGTTCTGCGGCAACGCCGAGGTCGCCGCGGCGAGCCGGATGGTGTTCGCGTTCAGCCGGGACAACGCGCTGCCGGGTTCGGCGCTGTGGCGCAAGGTGAGCGCCCGCACCCAGACACCCGTGAACGCGGTATGGCTGTCGGTCGTCGTCGCCGGACTGCTCGCGCTTCCGTCCCTCTACTCCGCGACCGCGTACGGTGCGGTGACCGCGATCAATGTCATCGGCATCACGCCCGCCTATGCGATCCCGATCTTCCTGAAGCTGCGCGCGGGCGACCGCTTCCAGCGCGGCCCCTGGCACCTGGGCCGCTGGTCGAAGCCGATCGGCTGGATCGCCGTGGTGTGGGTGGCGATCGTGACCGTACTGTTCCTGCTTCCGCAGTCGTCGCCGGTGACCATCGACTCGATGAACTATGCCTCGATCGCACTGGTGGCGGTCCTGGTGCTGGCCACCGTGTGGTGGTTCGTCGCGCGCCGTTCGTACGGCACGCCGTCCGCGTACGGGAACGCCCGTGAGCAGGCGGAGATCGCGGCGGACATCGTCTGA